AAAAGAATTCTTTACTAACTGAGCAATTGTTTGAAGAAACAAAGCAAGTGAAAGTTATAGAAAAATCCTACTATCAACTGATCCTCATGCGCCAGCTAAATTAAGAGCAAATCAACAAGTTAAAAACTTAGATGATTTTTACGAAACCTTTGATATTAAAGAAGGCGACGGAATGTTTTTACCTAAAGAAAAACGTGTAAATATTTGATAATAATTAGCTCTTGCCTAGGCAAGAGTTTTTTAATATAAAAAAACACTTCTAAAAAGTGTTAATTTTCATCAAAACCTATTTCATAGAGTTTTTTGTATTTTCCATTAAAATTAATTAATTCTTGGTGTGTTCCTCTTTCAATAATTTCTCCATTTTCAATTAATAAAATTAAATCTGCATTTTTAATTGTACTTAAACGATGTGCAATAACTAATGAAGAACGATTTTGAATTAAAAAGTCCATTGATTTTTGAATTCTTTTTTCAGTAACAGTATCAATACTACTTGTAGCTTCATCTAAGATGGTAATTGGTCTATTTGTAATTAAGGAACGAATAATTGAAATTAATTGCTTTTGCCCATGACTTAAATTTTTTGCATTAGATTCTAATTGCGTTTCCAAACCTTTAGGCATTTCATCAATAAAATCTCTACCAATAATTTCATCTACCTTTTTATAAATAAATTCATCACTTATTCTTTCGTCAAATAATCTTAAATTTTCTCTTAATGAAGCATTAAAAATATATGTATCTTGCAAAATCATGTCAATTTTAGATCTTCATGAACTGTCTTTTATTTCTAAACTGCTCTGTTGATCAATTAAAACTTGACCACTAGTTGGTAAGTAAAATTTATTTAAAAGTTTGGCAATTGTAGTTTTACCAGCCCCTGTGGAGCCGACTAAGGCAACTGTTTTTCCTGGTTCAATAGTAAAATTGATTTTATTTAAGATTAATTTATTTTCATTTCCAGCATAAGCAAATGAAACATCCTTAAATTCAATTAAACCTTGTTTATAGTTTAGATCTTTCAATTCACTTTGATTAAATTCAAGTTTAATGTCCAGTGTTCTTTGAACACGAACAATTGATCCAAAACCTAATTGAATGCTATTTAAAATTTCTAAAGTTTGAGCTACTAAGTTGTTGATGTTTGTAATAAAAATAGAGAATGTTATCAATAGTCCCACACTCAAAGGTTTAATTCCTCCTGTAGGAATATTTTTGTGTAAAAATACTATTCCAATTGCCACAACTACTAGAGTAATTAAATATCTCATAAAATGTGAAAAAGGGAAGGTTAATGAAATTCTTTTACTTATTGAATATTCGGGTTTAATTAAATCTTTATTATATTTATCAAAAAGTTTAGTAACTTTTTCTTGTTGGCCATTTAATCTTATCAAAGGAATAGCATCAATAATTTCTTCTAAATAACCCTGAAAATTAGCTATTGTTTCTTGTTGCTTAATGAAGTGTTTTTGATTATTTTTAACTAATCCATAAAACACTAAAAGTGAAATTGGTACAAAGAATAAAGTAATAGCACCTAATGATGGAGCATAAATAAACATAATTACAAATGAAATAACAAATTGAAAGAAACTTACCAAAATTGATGACATCATGTCCAGTAAAGCTGTCATAATATTATTTATATCATTTGTAAGAGATGACATAATATCACCTGTTTTTTTACTATCAAAATATTTTAATGGCATGTTTTGTATCTTTTTATAAGTTTCAATTCTTAACTCATAAATCATTTTGATTATTGCTTTATTAAGTATTCTTCCTTGTAAAATTCTTCCCAATTGCATAAAAATAACTAGTAAAGAAATAATTACAATGAATAAAACAAATTGTTCCATTTCAAAGTGCTCTACGTCAAAATTTACACCCAGAAATTTATCGGTTATGTAACCCACTAAAAAAGTGGATATATTTGGCAAAAGTGCTATTAAAAAAGCTAGAATTATCAAAAAGAATCATGTAATTTTTTTAATTTTAACTCTCTTAAGAAATTTAAAAAAATTACGAAACGATAATTTTTCTTTTGATGTTGAATTATACAAATTTTTATATCTACTCATAACTCACCACCTCATTTTGACTTTGATAAATTTCTTGATAAATACGATTGTTTTTTAAAAGATTTATGTGATTATCAAAGCCAACTACTTTTCCTTTATCTAAAACCAATATTTTGTCAGCTTCTTTAATGGTGCTAATTCTTTGAGCGATAATTACAACAGTTGTATTTTTAAATTTGTCTTTTAATTTATTTCTTATTTCATAATCTGTTTGATTATCTAAAGCCGATGCAGAATCGTCCATAACAAAAATATTTAAATCTTTTGAAATTGCTTGTGCAATTGAAAGTCTTTGCTGTTGACCACCAGAAAGATTTTTTCCTTTTTGACTTATTTCATAGTCTAATTCTTTATCAAAAGAATATACGAAATTTGCATTAGCTAAACTAATTCTCTCTTTTAATTCTTCAAAACTAATGTCTTTTTCTCTAAATTTTAAATTTTCTGCTATTGTTCCACTTAAAAGTTTTGTTTTTTGCAAAACAACAGAAATTTTTTTGTAATAATCATCTAGATTAATTTCATTTATTTCTTTATTATCAATATAAATTTGACCTTGATTTGGTTTTAGTTGGTATTCTTTTGTCAAAAGTTTAATTAAAGTACTTTTACCACTTCCCGTTTTTCCTATAATTCCTAAAGTCTTTCCATTTTCTATTTTAAAAGAGACATTATCAAGTACTGAATTAGTTCTATTTGGATATGAAAAAGTTACATTTTTAAATTCGATGCTCCCACTTTTAATTTTGTATCCATTTTCTTGTTTGTCAATTTCACTTTTTTCAGAAATTAATTCAATATATCTTTTTGCAGATGTCTGAGATCTAAAAAGTCTATTAATTGAAAACATAGTTCAAAATATAGAATTAGTTACCATTAATAAGTAAGTAGAAAATTGGTAAATTTGGCCTATTAATTCTGTTGTGTAAACTTTTGACCCGTGCGCTATGAACACTGCAATAATAATAAATATGAATGAATTTCCTAAACTTGAAATTATGTCGATTAAAGGTCAAAATGTTATAGAAATTAAATTGGCTTTTTTAGCTGTATTATATGCACTTTGGGCTGATTTATCATAATTTAAAAATCTTTTATTTTCTAAGTTATAAGATTTAATTAAACTTATAGCATTGATATCTTCTTTTGCAATATTGTTCAAAATATCCACGGTGTAATTTTCTTTTCTATAGAGTGGAAACACCTTTTTTATAGCAAAAAATGATCCAAAAATTATAAAAGGAATGATTACAAAAATACTAATTGATAAGTAAATGTTTGTTGTTATTGAAAAAACTAATCCTCAAATAAATAAAAATGGTGATAAAAACAAAGGTCTTACCATTGTTTGAAGTCCATCTTTAATTTTTTGAATATCGTTTGTAAAACGAGCAATTAAAGTTCCTTCATTATACTTATCAATATTTGTTTGGCTTAAATTTAAAATGTGTACAAACAATTTTTTTCTTAACTCGTATGCTCCAAAAATAGCAAATTTATTGCTTAATAAAGCTGACGTAAAGGTAACAATCATTAACAAAATCGCTAACGATAAAATCAGTGCAATTAAAATTGATAACGCTTGATTAAAGGATGGTGCATTTATATTCCAAAATAAAATTTTAATCACCGGTTCCGTTTGGTTATTTGCAGCCAATTCAATAACTTGTTTAATTATTGAAGGTATTAAAAACGAAATAAAAGGCTGAAACAAAGTTAAAAAAATAACCAAAAAAGCTAAAAATCTTAATTTTGGAGATAATAATTTCAAAATTTTAATCATTTTTTCTCCTTGTTATTTTTATCTAACTTTTTTTGATCTATTTGTTAATCTAATTTAAAGTATAGAATTAATACTTATTATATAATTCAATGTAGATTTTATATTTTAAAACTCTAAAATTAATTTAAGTTAGGAGCGTTATGTCAAATATTGATCGTGATCCAATTTTGTGCCAAGAAAGAATTGAAAAAAGAAGACAATTACTAATTCAATTACATCAAGAAAATTTAATTGAATTAGAAAATCCTGCTTTAGTTGAAATTGAAGAAGAAAATTACGGAACTTGTCAAGAAGCCAATTGCTTATTAAAAGAAAATGTTATCGATAAAAAAGAATACAACTTTAAGCAAAAAATTAAATGAGCTTGAATTATTGTTTCAATAACTATTATCATTTGTTTATTCTTATTGGCATTTTACATAGGTAGATTGGGAGCATAAGATGGTAATAAATACTGCATTTTTTGTAATTTTAGTTTTAATTTTGGTAATTGTAGCTATTATTTTGACAATCATTTTAGTTCCTTACTTAATAAATTTCATCAAGGAAAAATTACAAAAAAGTCAATACAACAGATTGGGTAGAAGTAGCCAAATACGTTTAATTAATCAATTGCGTGAAGCTATTGAATATTTATCAAAAAATAAAATCGGAGCATTAATTACGATTGAAAATAACGACAATATTGACAACTTAAGAACTGATGGAATAATATTGAATGCTAATATTAGTTCTAGTCTGCTTATATCAATTTTTAATAAATATAGTCCCTTACATGATGGTGCAGTAATCATTAGAGGAAATAAAATTTATTATGCTTCAACTTTCTATAAAATAACCAAAAAATCAATGGATAATCAATATGGTGCTCGTCATAGAGCAGCTATGGGAATTAGTGAATTATGTGATGCCACAACAATTATTGTTAGTGAAGAAACAGGTGATGTTAAATTTGTTAAAAACGGAACCTTTTACAATATAAGACTAGATAAGTTCCAAGAACAATTAATTAAATACTTGAAGGATTAAAATATGAACGAACAATCAAGTGAACATATTCTTTTAGATCAAATCAAAGAAATTGTTAAAAGAAAAGATATTTCAAAAGCAAGAGATTTAATAGATGAAATTACTAACGCTGAAATTGCTGAAGTAATTAATGAGTTGTCTTTAGAAGAACAATTAACTTTTTTAAGAATGTTGAAAACTGCTGATGCTGCTGAACTATTTTCATACTTGGATGAAGAAATTCAAAAAGAATTGGCACAAAGTTTTTCTGAAGAATGAGGAATGAAACTTCTTCAAAATTTACAAAGTGATGAACTAGCAGATATTTTAGATGAATTACCTTCTAACGTAACTTCAAAAATTTTGGCTTATACTCCAGCAAATAAAAGAGAAGATTTAAATAAATTATTGCGCTATCAAGATGATGAAGTTGGCAGCATTATGAGTATTGATATCTCAAGTATTAATAACGAATATACTTGTGAACAAGCCTTAAACAAAATAAGAAGAGATTACAATAAAAAAGGTGCTGAATTAGTTCATTATTATTATGTTGTTGATAACACTAACAAATTACTTGGTGTTTTAACACTTGAAGAAATAATTTTCTCAAACCCGGAAACTAAAATTGATGAATTATATTCACCAGTTGCTTCTGTGGAAGCAAATGATAAAAAAGAATATGCAGCACAAATTTTTAGTGATCATGATATGTCAGTGTTGCCAGTGACAAACAAAGAAAAAAGATTAATTGGAATGGTTACAAGTGATGAAGTTATTGATGTAATCAATGAGGAAAATACTGAAGATTTATATAAAATAGCAGGAATTACAACTAGTGAAAATGATGAGTGGGATTATTTGAAAACTCCATGATATAAACTAGTTAAAAATAGAATTTTATGAATTGTTATAACTTTAATTTTTGCAACAGTTTTCCAAATTTTCATAAACATTATTTTAAGTCTTTCTTTAAAAAATCAGACACTTGTTGGAAATATAACAGAATTTATTGCATTCGCTTCATTAATACCTGTAATTATTATGATTACAAATAACAGTTCAATTCAAGCTAATGTAACTATAACTAGAGCTATTAATTTACAGGAAATTGACCAAAGTACCTATAAAAAAGTTATTTTTAAAGAAATTATTACTGGATTAATATTAGGTTTTATAGTTGGTTTAATTAATTTTGCTAGACTTGCAATTTATTATTCAGCTAATGGTGATTTATTAGTAAAAAATAATCATATTCAAGTTACAAATATCATTATTTTAATGATTATTTCGTCAATTGCTTTATTTTTAATTGTTTTTATCGGAACATTTTTAGGAACTTTAATTCCAATTATTTTTGCTAAAAAACATAAAGATCCTTCATCAATTTCAACTGTCTTAATTAGTAACATTATAAATATAATTGCTGCTCTGTTAATGTTTTCAGCAATTATCGTATTAAAAATTCAGTAAAGATGCAAATGCATCTTTTTTTTACAAAAACACCAATAAAAAAGGCTGATTTCATCATTCAAATAAATTAATAATTTCTATAGTTATATTAATATGAATATTAATATATATAAATATGCTAAAATAATTAATATTATTTACAATCAACAAGGAGATTTCATGCATCAATTAACAATAAAAAAATTATTTAAAAACCCGCTTGCATACGATCAAAAAAATCTAACTTTTAAAGCATGAGTCGTTTCAAATAGAGGAAACAAAAAAGTTAGATTTTTAACAATTAATGATGGATCAACTGCTGAAAGTTTGCAGTGTGTAGCAAAAGAAGAAAGTTTAGGAATAAATGTTTTAGAAGCTTTGGATAATACACATTTAGGAGCTGCTGTTTTAGTTGAAGGTCTTTTAAAACATACACCAGAAGCAAAACAAAATGCAGAATTAGTAATATCTAAGTTTGAATTGTTGAAAGATTCAGATTTAGATTTTCCTATTCAAAAACAGCAAATAAATTTAGAAACATTAAGAGAAATTCCACATTTAAGACATAGAACAAACTTACTTAGAGCAGTATTTTTAATTAGGTCTACTTTAGCCTATGAAATCCACAAATACTTCCAAGAAAATGATTTTATGTATTTTAGTGCTCCTATAATTACAAGTAATGATGGTGAAGGTGCTGGAGAAACTTTTAATGTTAACGATTCAAATAGTAAAGAACCTTTTTTTGGAGAAAATAAAGCAACTTTAGGCGTTACAGGTCAATTACATGCAGAAAGTTATGCTTTAGGATTCAATAAAGTTTATACTTTTGCTCCAACTTTTAGAGCTGAACATTCAAACACTAAAAAACATGCAGCAGAATTTTGAATGATCGAACCGGAAGTTGCATTTTATGAATTAAATGATGTTATTAATTTAGCAGATGATTTATTGAAAACAGCAATTAAAAATACTATTGCTAAACATGAATATGAATTTAAATTCCTTGTTGAGAATGTTGATAATAATTTAATCAATAAATTAAATAAATTCTTGAATAACAAGATTTCAATTATTGACTATAAAGATGCAATTAATGAATTAGCTAAAGTTAGAGATGAATTTGAAGAAAAAAATATTACTTTTGGACTTGATTTAGCAACAGAACATGAAAGATATATTTCAGAAAAACTTTTTAATGGCCCTGTAGCAGTGATAAATTTTCCTAAAGAATTTAAAGCATTTTATATGCATCAAAATGATGATGGTAAAACTGTTGCTGCTTTTGATTTATTAGTCCCAGGTATTGGTGAATTAATTGGTGGAAGTCAAAGAGAAGTGAGAAACGATAAACTTTTAGAAAGAATTAAAGAAGTTGGTGTTTCTCAAGAAGATTTACAATGATATCTTGATTTAAGACGTTTTGGTAACGCAGGATCAAGTGGTTTTGGTATAGGATTTGAACGTCTTGTTATGTATGTAACAGGAGTAGACAACATTAGAGATGTCATCCCATACCCAAGAACTTCTGGAAATATCAAAATGTAGGAGTGATTTATGAAATTATCTATTATTTCTCCCAATATAAACAATGGAATAGTTTTGAATGAATTTTTAATTTCATTAAAAGAGCAAACTAATCAAGATTTTGAAATAATTTTAGTTTTAAATAATAACAACAAAAAAACTTTTGCAATTATTGAAGAAAACTTAACTTTTTTTGGTTCAAGATTAAAATTTATTTTAAACAATACAAAAAGAAATGCTCAAACAGATATTATTTCTGCTTTTCACCTTATAAAAGCAAAATATGCAACAATAGTTTTTCCTGATAATGAATTAAAAACTAATTTTGTGGAAAAACTTACTGAAGAATTGGATGAAAATTCTCCAGATGTTCTCGAATATTCTCCTAGATTAACTGGCACCGTTAAGTGAAAAGCTAAAAATAGATTATTGCCTAAATACTATGAAAACATCCAAAATTATCCAGAAATTTTAGCATATACATATCCTTTTATTTTCAATAAAGTTTTTAGCAAAAAAATCATTTTTAATTTTTTGAAATATAGGCCTTTAGAAGTAAAAGATTCGAAATTTTGTGTGGAATTAACATACTTTTTAATGCTTAGTGCTAAAAGTTATCAATATGTTGACAATTATTTCTTAAAAGAAGAAATTAACACTAATTTATGAATTAGCCCTCTTGGTTTTATTGAACAATTTCAAAGAGTTAAAGATTATCTTGAAGTTAATAATATCAAGCTTCTTCATGAAATTGAATATGCTGAATTACACTTTATACAAGTTATATTAGGCACAATTTTAATTAATTGAAAACATTCAATTTTTCAAAAAATAATTAAATCAGGAGAAGTGAATGCAGTCGTAATAAGAAATGAAAAAGCACTTAATTTAATCAAAAAATTTCTTGAAAAAAAACATAAAGAACAACGACTTTTTTTCACAACTAACCTTTACATTAATAAAGAAACTGAAGAATCTAGTTTTTTAAAGACAATACCTAACAGAAAAGAATGAGAAAATATTTTTAGCAAACTATAATGGTTTTACATAAAAATGCAAATTTTTGAACTAGATTTGCTACTAATTTAATTGATATTATCATTTTTATAGGTAGTGTTTTTCTCCAATATTACTTTTTGATAGTCGCAAAAGGAAATTTAAAAATTAATTTTTACATTTTTTTAATTTTTAGTAATTTAACTGCTCTAATTTTGTTTTTAGTTCTTCCTTCTTTTTTAGAAGGAAGAACATTAGGAATGGTTATTAATCACGTTCAATTTATTCATATTAATAAAAAAGAAAAATTAGTAATATGAAAATTAATTTTATTTAAAGCAATTTTTAACTTTTGATTGTGACTTCTAATTTCAATTATTTTTGTTGGTTTAATTAAACCAACTGAATTGGAAAATTTTAAAGATGCTACGAATGAAGAGATAAATAATAACTATCGATTTATTATTGCAAAGAGAATCATTAGCACACTTTCCAGTCTACTTTTCTTATTTACTTTAACTAATTATTTAATGGTAATAGGTAAAAAAAATAAAATTGGCCTTTTAGATATTATTTCTAAAACTAGAATTGTCTATTTAAAACACTATAAAAAAGAAGAATTAAGTGAAATGGTTAAGTTAATACCATTTAAAAA
This Mycoplasmopsis columbina DNA region includes the following protein-coding sequences:
- a CDS encoding glycosyltransferase, translated to MKLSIISPNINNGIVLNEFLISLKEQTNQDFEIILVLNNNNKKTFAIIEENLTFFGSRLKFILNNTKRNAQTDIISAFHLIKAKYATIVFPDNELKTNFVEKLTEELDENSPDVLEYSPRLTGTVKWKAKNRLLPKYYENIQNYPEILAYTYPFIFNKVFSKKIIFNFLKYRPLEVKDSKFCVELTYFLMLSAKSYQYVDNYFLKEEINTNLWISPLGFIEQFQRVKDYLEVNNIKLLHEIEYAELHFIQVILGTILINWKHSIFQKIIKSGEVNAVVIRNEKALNLIKKFLEKKHKEQRLFFTTNLYINKETEESSFLKTIPNRKEWENIFSKL
- a CDS encoding ABC transporter ATP-binding protein — translated: MRWWVMSRYKNLYNSTSKEKLSFRNFFKFLKRVKIKKITWFFLIILAFLIALLPNISTFLVGYITDKFLGVNFDVEHFEMEQFVLFIVIISLLVIFMQLGRILQGRILNKAIIKMIYELRIETYKKIQNMPLKYFDSKKTGDIMSSLTNDINNIMTALLDMMSSILVSFFQFVISFVIMFIYAPSLGAITLFFVPISLLVFYGLVKNNQKHFIKQQETIANFQGYLEEIIDAIPLIRLNGQQEKVTKLFDKYNKDLIKPEYSISKRISLTFPFSHFMRYLITLVVVAIGIVFLHKNIPTGGIKPLSVGLLITFSIFITNINNLVAQTLEILNSIQLGFGSIVRVQRTLDIKLEFNQSELKDLNYKQGLIEFKDVSFAYAGNENKLILNKINFTIEPGKTVALVGSTGAGKTTIAKLLNKFYLPTSGQVLIDQQSSLEIKDSSWRSKIDMILQDTYIFNASLRENLRLFDERISDEFIYKKVDEIIGRDFIDEMPKGLETQLESNAKNLSHGQKQLISIIRSLITNRPITILDEATSSIDTVTEKRIQKSMDFLIQNRSSLVIAHRLSTIKNADLILLIENGEIIERGTHQELINFNGKYKKLYEIGFDEN
- a CDS encoding ABC transporter ATP-binding protein, encoding MIKILKLLSPKLRFLAFLVIFLTLFQPFISFLIPSIIKQVIELAANNQTEPVIKILFWNINAPSFNQALSILIALILSLAILLMIVTFTSALLSNKFAIFGAYELRKKLFVHILNLSQTNIDKYNEGTLIARFTNDIQKIKDGLQTMVRPLFLSPFLFIWGLVFSITTNIYLSISIFVIIPFIIFGSFFAIKKVFPLYRKENYTVDILNNIAKEDINAISLIKSYNLENKRFLNYDKSAQSAYNTAKKANLISITFWPLIDIISSLGNSFIFIIIAVFIAHGSKVYTTELIGQIYQFSTYLLMVTNSIFWTMFSINRLFRSQTSAKRYIELISEKSEIDKQENGYKIKSGSIEFKNVTFSYPNRTNSVLDNVSFKIENGKTLGIIGKTGSGKSTLIKLLTKEYQLKPNQGQIYIDNKEINEINLDDYYKKISVVLQKTKLLSGTIAENLKFREKDISFEELKERISLANANFVYSFDKELDYEISQKGKNLSGGQQQRLSIAQAISKDLNIFVMDDSASALDNQTDYEIRNKLKDKFKNTTVVIIAQRISTIKEADKILVLDKGKVVGFDNHINLLKNNRIYQEIYQSQNEVVSYE
- a CDS encoding RDD family protein encodes the protein MVLHKNANFWTRFATNLIDIIIFIGSVFLQYYFLIVAKGNLKINFYIFLIFSNLTALILFLVLPSFLEGRTLGMVINHVQFIHINKKEKLVIWKLILFKAIFNFWLWLLISIIFVGLIKPTELENFKDATNEEINNNYRFIIAKRIISTLSSLLFLFTLTNYLMVIGKKNKIGLLDIISKTRIVYLKHYKKEELSEMVKLIPFKNNNQEFKYFNN
- the asnS gene encoding asparagine--tRNA ligase → MHQLTIKKLFKNPLAYDQKNLTFKAWVVSNRGNKKVRFLTINDGSTAESLQCVAKEESLGINVLEALDNTHLGAAVLVEGLLKHTPEAKQNAELVISKFELLKDSDLDFPIQKQQINLETLREIPHLRHRTNLLRAVFLIRSTLAYEIHKYFQENDFMYFSAPIITSNDGEGAGETFNVNDSNSKEPFFGENKATLGVTGQLHAESYALGFNKVYTFAPTFRAEHSNTKKHAAEFWMIEPEVAFYELNDVINLADDLLKTAIKNTIAKHEYEFKFLVENVDNNLINKLNKFLNNKISIIDYKDAINELAKVRDEFEEKNITFGLDLATEHERYISEKLFNGPVAVINFPKEFKAFYMHQNDDGKTVAAFDLLVPGIGELIGGSQREVRNDKLLERIKEVGVSQEDLQWYLDLRRFGNAGSSGFGIGFERLVMYVTGVDNIRDVIPYPRTSGNIKM
- a CDS encoding diadenylate cyclase; translation: MVINTAFFVILVLILVIVAIILTIILVPYLINFIKEKLQKSQYNRLGRSSQIRLINQLREAIEYLSKNKIGALITIENNDNIDNLRTDGIILNANISSSLLISIFNKYSPLHDGAVIIRGNKIYYASTFYKITKKSMDNQYGARHRAAMGISELCDATTIIVSEETGDVKFVKNGTFYNIRLDKFQEQLIKYLKD
- the mgtE gene encoding magnesium transporter, producing MNEQSSEHILLDQIKEIVKRKDISKARDLIDEITNAEIAEVINELSLEEQLTFLRMLKTADAAELFSYLDEEIQKELAQSFSEEWGMKLLQNLQSDELADILDELPSNVTSKILAYTPANKREDLNKLLRYQDDEVGSIMSIDISSINNEYTCEQALNKIRRDYNKKGAELVHYYYVVDNTNKLLGVLTLEEIIFSNPETKIDELYSPVASVEANDKKEYAAQIFSDHDMSVLPVTNKEKRLIGMVTSDEVIDVINEENTEDLYKIAGITTSENDEWDYLKTPWYKLVKNRILWIVITLIFATVFQIFINIILSLSLKNQTLVGNITEFIAFASLIPVIIMITNNSSIQANVTITRAINLQEIDQSTYKKVIFKEIITGLILGFIVGLINFARLAIYYSANGDLLVKNNHIQVTNIIILMIISSIALFLIVFIGTFLGTLIPIIFAKKHKDPSSISTVLISNIINIIAALLMFSAIIVLKIQ